GGCTCTGTGTGAGCTTTTTTTTTTCACTTTTTCCAGTTGAAGACTTTGAGACCTTGTTTGAACCTTTTTATTCggttaataagatggccgtatgcatcattctgatgcagaggccggggagatcccccttttcgaaaaaaaagtATAGACATGAACTAGAGGAGCAGAGTCATGATGCTGAATCAGTCAATAGTTTGAAGAACATGTGGACCATGTTTAAAATAACTCAGGTCAGAAATAATCCTACACCTTGCCCAAGCAGGAAATCTGAAAGATTTAGGGCATGCACATGGCCCATCCGCATAACACTAGACCTAACCGGCCGGGAGACACACGCCATGATTCCTCTCCTTCCATCCCTAGAGAAATAGCGAGAAACCTGGCAGTGTCACGTAAACCCACCTCTTGGGCATGTACATGTTACTAACTTGCTGATTGTTGTGGTCATGTACTTGTTACTGACTTGCTGACATGTACATGTTACTGACTTGCTAACATGTTGATGGTACTGGCAATTGTAAGTTAAGCTACTTACAATTGTTTGTGAACATTGTACATGCTTAATATATACATCCTACACTCCCAATTAATAATTTTTTATCAACTTCATAAGGTTTTATATGCATTACCTATAACGAGCTTAACAAGCTAAACGAGCTATACAAGTCGAGCCAATCTCGCATTTGAGCTCGTTATAGTAATGAGTCGAGTTGAGCTAGCTCGTTAATGAAACGAGCTCAAGCGAGTCGAGCCGAGCTGGCTCGACTCAGCTCGAATTCCAGCCCTCGtggaatatctaaaaagacttatatttaagaaCAGAGGAAGTATTTCACTATCACACCTACTAACAGTTGGGACTCACCTTATGTGTATAATCTCATCATCCCAAAAGAAGTGTCACTGACTTGGTATAATGTTATTGCACTCAAAATAAGTGCCGCTGACTTAGTATAATTTTATTTTGGGATACTGGAAGTATATTACTCcatctgtcccataatataagaacaatTTTGGCACTACATTAGTATAAAAAACatttttatattatgggacgtAGGGAGTACTATATAAGAAGACCCGCCCGGCATACTAACATGAAGTGGCGTTGGCCAGGTAGAAAGCGCTCCGAGGGTAAGGTCTGAAGTTTGAATCCCCACTTGAGAACTATTTTATCTTGGtttatttctcttttttcttAGGCTGGTTAACTTAGCTAGTAGTAACATAGCACATTCCAAAACAAGTTTGATTATTTAGCATGTAGTTAATGAGTAtaaatatgttactgtaacataatGCAACCCAAAGCAAAACAAGTATACAATCTAATAAATGCAATCATTTATGATACTACTTCTATGTATTCGGCTAGAAAACGGCCATCCAGCCAGGGCTAATACTAAGGCTGAAAAATCGTTACGAGTCAAAGATTGTGTTTCTGAATCCTGAAAAAGATCAAtcaattatactccctccgtcccatattGTCGCTAAAAAACAATATAATCCCACATATTCAACCAACCGCAGTGACATGAAATCCAGGATATCAAACTGCCTGTCGTAGCACTTCTATTTTCAGCAAAGATCGCGAGCAGTTCTCTGTAAAGATTGACCAAGATCCGGTGATAAAAGGGAGAAACATGGCTAGAGTAGCACAGAAGCAAAGTAGCATGACAAAACTGCTTCCGCCAGTCAGAATATTGTTTATGGATTTCAACTCGAACACAGAACTAATTTAGAGGCCAAAAACTTCTTCATCTAACAGACGTGTCTCAAATACCTTTGACCTAAGCTTCTGATGAGTAGTTGATTATCCAATTTTCTTTTCTTGATAGAAAGGAAGACGAGGCTTAATCCCGCCGCCTCTTCTTTAAGGACTCGACCCCGCATCACGCTTCGTTCTACTCCTCGGCTTCGACCAGTATCTTCTTGCAGGCCTCGTAGCACATGAACGAGATCCCCGCCGCGGGCATGAGCTTGATGCAGCTAGGCCCAAGCCCCTTGTACAGGCCGCCGATCCCTTCCTTCTCCATTATGCAGTAGAGAGCATGGAACACGTTCTTGTAGACCTGCCTACCGCCCACCGCCCCAGCCTGCATCTGCTTGCGAGCTACTTCGAGAGGGAAGGTGGCGGTGCTCGAGATGGCGCCCGCGGCCGAACCGATCAGGAGAGTTGCAATGTTGCTGATCTCCTCCTGCTTGAATGTCTTCCTGTAGAGCTTCCTCAGGGTGTCGTAGGCATAGTAGTTGGTCGCGGCGTATGGCACCACTCCTATCAGACTCGGTGTCAGACCACGGTAAAGCTCCGAGGGGCCTTCCTCTCGTACAATCTTGACGAGGCAATGGAGAAAGTTGTCATATACATCTTTCTGCAGAAACAAGTACACGTGAGGCGAGGTACTCAAAGAAATATCACTCTTACACATTGTTGACAAAGAGTTGTATCCACCTCTATAGTCAGACGGGTCTTGATCAGTTCCAGAGGATATGTGCAGAGTGTTGAGCTGACACCTGCAAGTGCCCCCGCGACAAGTGATGGAGGAAAGGGAGTCTTAGAGGATTCATCAGCCTTTGGAGTCAGGAATTTTTTGGCTGTATCAAAAGCAAATAGCTGCATTTGGATGCAAAGAGATCAATCAAATTAAAATATTGTTAGTATGTCTTAGAGATAAACAACAAACTGTTTGATCACTAATAACAAATTTTAGGTCCCCATACTGAAATTCATAAGCATAAAAGGAACTGAGCCTAGAGACTCGCAACCAATTTGAGTGTAGCATGCACCCAAAAAAAGTCAGTGTAACATATAATTATGCAGTCTGATAATCATAACCACCCATCGTACTTCTATACCAACAGTCAAAGCAAGTTTGTACAGTGAAATTGCATTAATGTTTTGTCATCTAGAGTATAATATCAGAAGACAAgatataagtaagcaagcagtggCAGTTCAGCCAATCATTCAAATCAGGGAGTAGAGGTAGTGTAAATCTAAACAAATAAAGGTCTAAATACACACTATAAGTGTCCACAGTCTGACTCTGTTAAGAGTGTCAGGACCAACATATACTAATACTAGAGGACAGACCCTTGATCATATGAAAGATAAGACTCAATTGTAATCAAATGTAGGACACCATCAGGGCATCAACTCACCGTTAAGTGAACCCAAACTCCTTTCCAGGAACTGTGTTTACAAATCGCATATACAGTTACACCTACTTCACTAATAGCAGCCTGGGTGCTATATAACATTGACTAAAAAGTAATGGTGCCCCATTATTGTTATGGCCCTCCTCCCACATTAATTTTGCTGCATCTATCAGCAAACTGAAGGTTGTTGTAAGTGTGCTACACAATTAACATCAAATTGAAGTGTTGAAAACTATACCATACCACACGACCACAAGTGAAATTGAAGTTGACACCCTATAGTAAATTGGTTAACCAGCAGAGAACCTCAATAGCATCAGCAATACAACAGGCATTGGTTACATCACAAGATACATTTTAGCAACAAGGTCTATTGGGAATTGCCAAGTAGCATAAATGGAAAGTTACCTCAATCGCCTTGCTTGGAGCAACACGGATGACATTCACAAAATTCCCACGGAACAGCCCTGTCCACCCCTCTGTCTTCATAATTGTCTGAAACACTTCTGTCATTGAATCCCCATTGCTCCCAACCATCAGGTGTGTCCTAATTGTCTCCAACGGCGCCACACAAGTCCTCGAGACCGCCCCCGCAATAGCTCCACTAACCAGCCGCCTCAAATGCGGGTTCCCAATCTTAATTTTCAGTTTCAGCCCCCGCTTCTTGGCCTTCTTCCTAATAATCTTACcatccaccaccacctcctcctccacagACCCATCCACGGCCCCAACAACTGGAAACCCGACTGCCGACGAGACAAACTTTATGCAGTGATCAGCAAAAGGGATCTTGAACTCctgctccgccgggctggttgaCACTGCCGGAGCAGGCGTCGACACTTTGAGACCAACGCTAGCAAACAGCCCGCCGTGAGGGGAGGCAGAGTCATGCAGCAAGCTTAACGAGAAGGCCTTGTTGTCTTCTTGCATATCCCAAGGGAACCGGAGCTCCGGAAGCTGCGGGATAGCCCACCCGTGTTTCTTCTCCGAGGCCAGCGTGCAGTTCTTGCTCTTGGCCGTCACGGCCATCATCGTTCCCGCCATGGGTGGGTAAACGTCTTGGCCGGCCTCAGACTGCAAACGCACAATCAGTGGTGGACGGCCGCCCTGCACTGACGGTCGCAACAAAGAGCATATTCTTAGCCACTCACTCCAAAAAGTTCGACACCACCAACGCACTACCTAAACAATATCAAATCATGTAAACTTTGGAACATGCACTGGAAAATCATACAGCAAGTAATCATCAAGAAATGATCATAAACATATTCTCATAATATCAAATCTACAGCAGGTACTCATCCAATAAAAAAAATCAAGAAAGAAAGTTTTCTTTTGAGCAAAGAGAGGATGCAagagggaggagggaggggggATGAGGGAAGAGGGAGGAACGAGGGGGGAGGAAGGAGCGGGGAGGAGGAAGGGAAGGGCGAAGGAGTGGCGGCTACCTGCCTATGGACTGGTCGCCGGAGTAGctcagggcggcggcggcggcggcggctggtccAGGGAGGGAGGCGCTGCTGGTGGGGCTCCTGAGCCGGCAGCGGGGCGGCGGAGGCCTCGGCCCGGAAGTAGTGGCGGCGGGCCGGCGGTGGCTAGGAACCCTAGCTGTCGCGCTCGGGGAGGACTCTGGTCGGGAGCGCCCGTGCTCGCAAGGATAGGGTGCTCCGGCCGGCTGCACCATGCGCGGCCCAGCCGTTAGATGCGTAATATAGGGACAGGATTCAATGCCCTTCGAAACTTGCAAAAACCACCCCAAAGAAGTACAGAATAGCTGCTGTAACGTTTCCCCAAATGTGTGCTGCCCCCCAGTTCGGAACAAAACGAGCACGAGCAGAGGCAGGGAGGGGCTTAAttcggggctccggcggcgggccTCGCCGGCCGTGTGCTCCGGCTGCGACCTCGGGAGATCAGTGTCTCCACGGTGCTCCGACGTCCAGCGGACAGACCACTCCAtccccgccccctccccacaCCGGGCGCCAGATCCGGCATCCGCCGACGCCGGAGAAGAGGGCTCCAGCCTTCAGGTACCCATCCTTTTGAATGTTACAACCTTGTCTTTTCACTGTGTATGTATTTTGGTTCTAATCCATCGTCCACTTTACATCGATCGTGTGAGATGTCCTATCTGATCCGAGCAAAATGTGGTGATCTCTCAGCTGGCGTGGGAAAAATAATAACTGAACTGTTGTATTTGGCTTAGACTACATGCATATTCAAGCAATTAGGTGTAGAGAAATATGAACAATCTATGGCCTGAGCAAAGTAATTGTATCTACCTGTTCCAAGTGCCTGAACATGAAGTGCTCGTTGGTCTAAGCGCATGACCGAGATCCATTAACACTTGCAATACGCGCCACACTGATTTGTGAGAATGCCCTGTCTGCTCTGTTTCTTCAGCATTTCCATCAAAACTAATACGGTGGTGGTTTTGGTTTAGTGATGAACCAAATGTATTAGCTCGTTGGCCTTCCTTTTATTTTGGACAAGAGGCGGCGCCTTATGTTCATTATCAAACACATTTTACATTCAGGATTTGGCAATCCTTAACATCTAGGTTGCCTAGCTTTGAAAGCATAGGACACTGATCACCTGTATGTGCTAAGCTACAACATGCCGTATTTTTGCTCACCGCCTTGTCTGATCTACTTACTTCTGAAGCACAGTTGTGAGCCACAGAGttaaggttccttccttggtatGTCATGAATTTGTATACGGATGTTCGCTGTTGTAGCAAAGAAATTTGCTAGCTGGTTTCTCATCACCCCAATGCCCAGGGGAAAGAAAAATATTTCTTGACACTGCTGCTTTGGCTGGGGTCAGATTATCCACCAGAAAAATGGCCTGCTTGCATCTGAATTTGGAAATTATTTCTGCAGCAACCTGAAGGGCTATATCTCCTGCTTGTAACGGGGAAGTGGCATGTTTGCCAGCTGCTGAAACATAGATGTTTGTTTCTACTTCATTTTCTTCAACCTGCATATGTATTCAATGTCTGCTTTGGTTGATCCTGCCTTGGTCTTCCTTATTCAGGTGCAAAAAAGTGGCACTACATTCCTACAGATTTAGCATTTTGGTGCTATGTGTCATCACATAGAGCATGATTGGTTCGATGCCAAAAGTTGGTATGCCAATATTTGGCAAATGCCAAATGTTGGCTAGTGATTGGTTGGCTATCAACTTTTCTTCTCAACCTCACAAAAAAGTTGCCAACATTTGGCAACTTTTGATTTTGCCAAATGTTggcttgccaaatattggcaatgccaattgttggcatcaaaccaattatGCTCATAATtccatgatgccatgccaactacATTCTGCTGTACTCACGAATATTTTTTATTAGCAGCATTATTGTAACTCTCTTTTTCTTAGTACATCTGAATGCCAATGCATTAGACATTTTCTTTGTTTGCTACTTTAGCATGGCATTGTTGATTTTTTGGAGTTCATTGTGCTACAGCTCTCATGACAAGCTAACTCTTAGGTGCTCCTGCATGTAATATCTTACACTTCTTTCTGCACTTACCAGGGAAGGATGGAGTCAATGGCAAGTATTGCTCCAAGTGCCAGGTCAACTACAGTGATGGGACTTGAAGATCATGCCAAGTTGCCAACAACTTTTCCTCGCCGTCGACGGCCACCGAGCACAAGGAGGGAGACGCGCTGAACTCTCCTCCTCCCTACCGGCACTCCCACCGCCCGCCGCCATCTCTGCCTGGCTCCCCCTTCACGGTGGCTGCACCGTTCGTTTCCTTCCCCAGAGGCCATGGCCTCTCACAGAACTGCCTCCTCTGTGGATGATGATTTGGTATATGCCCTGCTCTTGCTCTGCTCTGAGATCATTTCTTGGATGCTAATGGAATCGATTTCGTCAGGACTATGCCAATTATCAGGACGAGAAGATAGCTTGCTATTGTCAAGATGATTGGGGCTTTGCTAGGCACAAGTGCGAGATCTTGTTGGAATTTGCCCATCTGGTATGAGCTTAGTGATAGATTGGTGAATCATTGTATGCATTGCCTGGTGTTTAACAGAACATTGCACAAGTCACTCTTAAAAGAGGATGTTATGTTAACCAAGCAATTGTCACATGTGAATCGAATTTTCTGACGAGTGGTTAGTGATTTCTTGATATGTAGATATGGGGTGCTAGAAAAGGATGACTGCTCCTTAAATATATTGCTCATCTTTTGAAATGATATGTATGTGGCATGCAGTTCTTAAAAAAAAGAGTGTGGCATGCTCAAGTGTTGGATAAGACGATTCTGGACTTGATGTCTATGTAAAACAATCCTGGACTTGATGTCTATGTTGATTCTGGAATTGGACCCTTGTGTGGAGCCTGTACGTCCTGTGTGTTTTTGTAGCTGGCTCAGCAAGTTCCCAAACAGCATTATACTACAAACTCATTTTCAGTCTTGCCTAACTATAGTCCCGTGTGTGTTTCTTTGTTACTTTTTACAGTTGTACTGAACTATAGCAAAGCAGGCAATCATTTGTGTGAGTTGTACTGAACCGTGGCAAAGATGAACCCTTTGTCTTTTCTTGCTGTTGCTTTATACATACACCATCTTAACCTTAAAGTTAAACCCACTAGTGCATGGTTTTTTTTTCTCTATTTCAAAAGCGATTCTATTTTGCCTTTTCTCAAGTTTCTCAAGCAATTATGTTTAGTTAGCTGCATtattgtgaagcaactatatctACATTGGAGAACTCCTATGCTTCGTCACTTTTTTTTATCCGAAATGCTTGGTACTTTAACTCTGTTTTTCTACATATAAAATGTATATTATCCACCCCCTATGATTCTGACTCTGGATGTTATGAGCCAGTCTCAATCTTGACTTCACTTCCTTTTTATGCAGTAGGAGAATCGCCGCCGTCCCCGGATCCAACTAACCAATGCCAGAATGTAGATTTTTCACCTTGAAGAACCAATCCAAGTAtatccgagcaatgccttcaacaaggtaaggACGTAAAAACATTGTCATTGGCAGGTATAACTAACACGGGTCAGACCTGGGCTTTCACCCTGGAGTTTTGAGACCGGGTGCTTGAGTAGCACCACCATCGACGCCACTCATGTGTTGTCGCCACCACTTTTTCGCGATCCCAACAGCTACATGTGATGTGTGACCGCCACGGCTGCACAACCATCCCTCCACGAGAAGTCGTCGCCCATAGTTTGCATCTCCCCGCCAAAGTCAGCCACTGGATCTGGAGAGAGGAACCCTCACAAAGATCTTCGGTTGGCCGCCGCAATCAGCAGCGTGTCCATCGCTGCAGGATGGAGTGGTCACGGCAAGGACCAACACTATTGGCGGAGCACGCCGCCGTCAACTACCACCTCGCCGGAGAGAACCCTACCCAGGCCCGTCCGCCTCTGGGTCGACATGTCTAGGGTTGAAGCACGAAAGACATATCATCATCGCCGACGTGCGCTCGTGTGGAGCGCAACCACTGCCAGATCGATCAGAAGCGCATAGCCACCAGATCAGAAGCGCATAGCGGCCAGATTGGTGCCGTGCCTCCTGACCGAAGCACTACGTCCACCCCGAGCACGTTCGCCGCTGCAGGCCAGAGTGGTCACCACAATGACCAACACCGTTGGTGGAGCACACCACAGTTGGCTACCACCTCGCCGAAGAGAACCCTGCCCAGGCCCATTCGGCCCTAGGTCGACATGGTTAGAGCTAGATAGAGCACGGAATACATATCAACATCGCCGACGCGCGCCCTTGCGGAGCGCAGCCGCGGCTATATCAAAAGCGCACAACCGCTAGATCGGCGTCGTGCCTCCTGACCGAAGCACTAGGATTCATCCCAAGCACGTCTGCTGTCACACCTCAAATCACATCCTCACGCCGTCGCCTCGCATCTTCGCCATCGTTGGAAGCCCGCAGTCGTGACACCGCGCACCATGTCGAGGCTCACACCCACGCGAAGCTGGAATGTCCTGCGCCGCTAGCCAACCCCGTGAGAGGGATGAGAAGCCTCGCCGACGCCGCACTCTGGCAGCACCCTTCGGCGACGACAAgggagaggagaggatgggaagtgGCTGAGTTTTGGCGGCGCTAGGGCTCCCCATGTCACTAGCAACGAATGATCTATTTTTTGCGGCTGCTTGCCGAACTTTCCTAAGGTTAGTTAAGTAGAACTAGAGCCGCAAGTTGCAAGACTAAGAAAAACTCACCACACCTTAAGAGCGTATGTCATGTTGGGCAACACGCatcttgcctaaggtgtggcttgaaccaaacaacCACCAAAGACCCTCTACAACCCTGGTTGCCTAACTTGGGGCCCTGGACTCCCGCGAACGCGGTCGTGCGCGCCCCTTTTGTCCCTGTCCACAACCGTAACCCCCATATGTCCGCACCCAAATCCATACATAACCATGCATAGGCACGTAGATCATCATACAAAAGCATAGTTCACCACTTCCCTCGCTGGTCGCTTCCCCTTGGGGTCTCGGGGGCGGCGATTGTCTTCGGCGTTGGTGGCGGGCGAGGTGTCGTTGTCCGTCATCTCGCTatccgaggaggaggaggaggagctcatgATCCCCGCCATGCGTCGGACGACACGGTTCTACTCCGTCGTGAGTCGTGTGGCTCTCTCCGACGCCACCGCCCTCTGCCTCGCCAACCTCTCAAACTCCTCAAGCCCGATGTGGAGCACCACCGCATTTTTGCGATGC
This sequence is a window from Aegilops tauschii subsp. strangulata cultivar AL8/78 chromosome 7, Aet v6.0, whole genome shotgun sequence. Protein-coding genes within it:
- the LOC109736626 gene encoding adenine nucleotide transporter BT1, chloroplastic/mitochondrial isoform X2; translated protein: MAGTMMAVTAKSKNCTLASEKKHGWAIPQLPELRFPWDMQEDNKAFSLSLLHDSASPHGGLFASVGLKVSTPAPAVSTSPAEQEFKIPFADHCIKFVSSAVGFPVVGAVDGSVEEEVVVDGKIIRKKAKKRGLKLKIKIGNPHLRRLVSGAIAGAVSRTCVAPLETIRTHLMVGSNGDSMTEVFQTIMKTEGWTGLFRGNFVNVIRVAPSKAIELFAFDTAKKFLTPKADESSKTPFPPSLVAGALAGVSSTLCTYPLELIKTRLTIEKDVYDNFLHCLVKIVREEGPSELYRGLTPSLIGVVPYAATNYYAYDTLRKLYRKTFKQEEISNIATLLIGSAAGAISSTATFPLEVARKQMQAGAVGGRQVYKNVFHALYCIMEKEGIGGLYKGLGPSCIKLMPAAGISFMCYEACKKILVEAEE
- the LOC109736626 gene encoding adenine nucleotide transporter BT1, chloroplastic/amyloplastic/mitochondrial isoform X1; this translates as MEWSVRWTSEHRGDTDLPRSQPEHTAGEARRRSPELSPSLPLLVLVLFRTGGQHTFGETLQQLFCTSLGWFLQVSKGIESCPYITHLTAGPRMVQPAGAPYPCEHGRSRPESSPSATARVPSHRRPAATTSGPRPPPPRCRLRSPTSSASLPGPAAAAAAALSYSGDQSIVQGGRPPLIVRLQSEAGQDVYPPMAGTMMAVTAKSKNCTLASEKKHGWAIPQLPELRFPWDMQEDNKAFSLSLLHDSASPHGGLFASVGLKVSTPAPAVSTSPAEQEFKIPFADHCIKFVSSAVGFPVVGAVDGSVEEEVVVDGKIIRKKAKKRGLKLKIKIGNPHLRRLVSGAIAGAVSRTCVAPLETIRTHLMVGSNGDSMTEVFQTIMKTEGWTGLFRGNFVNVIRVAPSKAIELFAFDTAKKFLTPKADESSKTPFPPSLVAGALAGVSSTLCTYPLELIKTRLTIEKDVYDNFLHCLVKIVREEGPSELYRGLTPSLIGVVPYAATNYYAYDTLRKLYRKTFKQEEISNIATLLIGSAAGAISSTATFPLEVARKQMQAGAVGGRQVYKNVFHALYCIMEKEGIGGLYKGLGPSCIKLMPAAGISFMCYEACKKILVEAEE